Proteins encoded in a region of the Mucispirillum schaedleri ASF457 genome:
- the thiE gene encoding thiamine phosphate synthase: MELSEKLKLYLVLETKYLQLPLSDFLENVIKGGVTIVQLRNKSQNLDEKIKYAYIVREITAKYNTLFLMNDSIDMAVKVYADGVHIGINDGNAALIRQNFKDMIIGYSCNNMEDVEIANKYADYAGIGPFTETYTKKDHRQILGAEGIYKINNTLKIPAVAIGGINIERAAEALKSGVKGLAVSSFLCKSKTPYDDAKRLLDIINERI; encoded by the coding sequence ATGGAGCTGTCAGAAAAACTTAAACTTTATTTGGTATTAGAAACAAAATATTTGCAGCTGCCTTTAAGTGATTTTTTAGAAAATGTAATTAAAGGCGGGGTAACCATTGTGCAGCTTCGCAATAAATCACAAAATTTAGATGAAAAAATCAAATATGCTTATATAGTAAGAGAAATTACTGCAAAGTATAATACTTTATTTCTAATGAATGACAGCATAGATATGGCAGTAAAAGTTTATGCAGATGGTGTGCATATTGGCATAAATGATGGTAATGCTGCATTAATCAGACAGAACTTTAAAGATATGATTATAGGCTATTCCTGCAATAATATGGAAGATGTAGAGATTGCAAACAAATATGCAGATTATGCAGGCATTGGACCTTTTACAGAAACATACACTAAAAAAGACCACAGGCAGATTTTAGGTGCAGAAGGTATATATAAAATAAATAATACATTAAAAATCCCTGCTGTTGCAATAGGCGGCATAAATATTGAAAGGGCAGCAGAAGCATTGAAATCAGGCGTAAAAGGTCTTGCAGTATCATCATTTTTATGCAAATCAAAGACACCTTATGATGATGCAAAAAGGCTTTTGGATATTATAAATGAAAGAATTTGA
- the thiL gene encoding thiamine-phosphate kinase: MKEFEFISYLEKSIINKNKYIGDDAALIYNRLLVSKDIISENIHFLPSTPLKYVIHKLFTCNISDIASMGAVSKYVLLGLALKDKSYLKNIIPLIEEECNFYNVELAGGDTASSERNFFSLTVLGEKGRNIIYRSGAEKGDIIFISRPLGRCRISLEKELNQNSCNIDKYYHYSVNAEDKLGIYLGSIDGITSMTDISDGLGVDLNNIALSSNKKAVIEYNRLDLSYLDEYGIDNFDYFISSGEEFALVFTVKNYLASKIQKDILDYLNINIIPVGRIEDGSGIYLEKDGYLQKIDVAGYEHFNKNGSI, from the coding sequence ATGAAAGAATTTGAGTTTATTTCGTATCTAGAAAAAAGCATAATAAATAAAAATAAATATATAGGCGATGATGCAGCCCTGATTTATAACAGGCTGCTCGTATCAAAAGACATAATATCTGAAAATATCCACTTTTTACCATCTACCCCGCTGAAATATGTAATTCATAAACTTTTTACATGCAATATAAGCGATATTGCATCAATGGGTGCTGTATCAAAATATGTGCTTTTAGGGCTTGCTTTAAAAGATAAGTCATATTTAAAAAATATTATACCATTAATAGAAGAAGAATGTAATTTTTATAATGTGGAACTTGCAGGGGGAGATACTGCATCATCTGAACGAAATTTTTTTTCATTAACAGTGCTTGGAGAAAAGGGCAGAAATATAATATACAGAAGTGGTGCAGAAAAAGGGGATATAATATTTATTTCACGCCCACTTGGCAGGTGCAGAATATCTCTAGAAAAAGAATTAAATCAAAATTCCTGTAATATAGATAAATATTACCACTATTCAGTTAATGCAGAAGATAAGCTGGGAATATATCTTGGCAGTATAGATGGCATAACATCTATGACAGATATAAGTGACGGTTTAGGAGTAGATTTAAATAATATTGCTCTATCATCAAATAAAAAAGCTGTGATAGAGTATAACCGCCTTGATTTATCATATTTAGATGAATACGGCATAGATAATTTTGATTATTTTATTTCATCAGGTGAAGAATTTGCTTTGGTTTTTACAGTAAAGAATTATCTTGCATCAAAAATACAAAAAGATATTTTAGATTATTTAAATATAAATATAATCCCTGTTGGCAGAATAGAAGATGGCAGTGGTATTTATTTAGAAAAAGATGGATATTTGCAAAAAATAGATGTGGCAGGATACGAACATTTTAATAAAAATGGCAGTATTTAG
- a CDS encoding DUF342 domain-containing protein: MTIRIAGEQDKHQLDFAARNIYTLPNDEYRVLPSSLKDGDYILEIKTIRIIEPIIKVLVSDDMLSARVSFYPGINTDRKIKYQDVILNLTEKHKISPKNIDDKALKEAIELLNEGYIVEGILVCQGTPPVQGKDANIEYLFEKPNIKPQLLPNGKVNYREFTKFIFVSKDQLIIKRTPPDKGMDGRDISGNIIKAQEGIDKSVEVVEGVYSNLEKTEYRSKYNGHIILSGNTVSVLPMLQVNGDVNMHTGNLRFEGTIQITGNVQSGFIIDADDIIVDGIVENAELKASNSIIIKTGVKGIINKGSIKAGGNISVGYCENANISAGGELSIEKYCFNSNIEAAQVTALGKDTIISGGVLDIFSELHATHLGSKNSGKMEINLGYSPLLQNKAEKIKVEINQLSESMEKINDVLSKLNIKDPKIKSNPKVKMLIDSSDAFKRRLPLLERKYNDLMQKSVCDAPKIIVEDIIYPGVEIKMLNISRKIKSEMSRVEFTYNEISREITNKPIQNREV, encoded by the coding sequence ATGACTATTCGTATTGCTGGAGAGCAGGATAAACATCAGCTTGATTTTGCAGCTCGTAATATATATACACTGCCAAATGATGAATATAGGGTGCTGCCCTCATCACTTAAAGATGGAGATTATATTTTAGAGATTAAAACTATCAGGATTATTGAGCCTATTATTAAAGTTTTAGTTTCTGATGATATGCTTAGTGCAAGAGTGTCTTTCTATCCAGGTATAAATACAGATAGAAAAATAAAATATCAAGATGTAATTCTTAATTTAACAGAAAAACATAAAATCAGTCCGAAAAATATTGATGATAAAGCCTTAAAAGAAGCAATAGAGCTTTTAAATGAGGGATATATTGTAGAAGGTATATTAGTATGCCAGGGCACTCCGCCAGTTCAAGGCAAAGATGCTAATATAGAATATCTTTTTGAAAAACCTAATATAAAACCACAACTTTTACCAAATGGTAAAGTAAATTATAGAGAGTTTACAAAATTTATCTTTGTAAGTAAAGACCAGCTTATTATAAAACGCACTCCACCAGATAAAGGCATGGATGGCAGAGATATTTCTGGTAATATAATAAAAGCTCAAGAGGGTATAGATAAAAGTGTAGAAGTAGTTGAAGGAGTATACTCTAATTTAGAGAAAACTGAATACCGCTCAAAATATAATGGTCATATAATATTAAGCGGCAATACAGTAAGTGTTTTGCCTATGCTGCAGGTTAATGGTGATGTAAATATGCATACAGGCAACCTAAGATTTGAGGGGACTATTCAAATTACAGGCAATGTTCAGTCAGGGTTTATTATTGATGCTGATGATATTATAGTAGATGGTATAGTTGAAAATGCTGAATTAAAAGCATCTAATTCTATTATTATAAAAACAGGAGTTAAGGGTATTATCAATAAAGGCTCTATCAAGGCAGGTGGCAATATTTCAGTAGGATACTGTGAAAATGCAAATATTTCTGCAGGCGGCGAGCTAAGTATTGAGAAATACTGCTTTAATTCAAATATAGAAGCAGCACAGGTTACTGCTCTTGGTAAAGATACAATTATCAGCGGTGGAGTATTAGATATATTTTCTGAACTGCATGCTACACATTTAGGCTCAAAAAATTCTGGTAAAATGGAAATTAATCTTGGTTATTCACCACTTTTGCAAAATAAGGCAGAGAAAATCAAAGTTGAAATAAATCAGTTAAGCGAATCTATGGAAAAGATAAATGATGTTTTATCAAAATTAAATATCAAGGACCCTAAAATAAAAAGCAATCCAAAAGTAAAAATGCTGATTGACAGCTCTGATGCTTTTAAACGCAGACTTCCACTGCTTGAAAGAAAGTATAATGATTTAATGCAGAAATCTGTTTGTGATGCACCTAAAATAATAGTGGAAGATATAATATATCCTGGTGTTGAAATTAAAATGTTAAATATTTCAAGAAAAATAAAATCAGAAATGAGCCGTGTAGAATTTACATATAATGAGATTTCAAGAGAAATAACAAATAAACCTATACAAAATAGAGAAGTATAA
- a CDS encoding AAA family ATPase encodes MRTFTEFFGFYQDPFKRTPDVDFYYPTQMHIEALDTLQYLIHSDEPFAVLTGEPGTGKTITIKKFINELPSNIVSAYILFPNLTPEELFMAILEDFNIHVDKSLTKNALFAKLRDFLIEIGSEGKKAVIIIDEAQNLPNETLEELRLLSNLETEKDKLLKIILAGQPELDEKLNEESLRQLKQRVTLYVKLDNIKQEDIKNYIYSHLEKAGKSYVKIHSGVVKRIAKITKGNPRLINTLMERTIIAAFLDNSHTINENHLISALSSVNNVMATVHKKKSGKAKHTVIAAVIGCLALLVGFLGADKIFNLKTEKPAAQIAVNTYTPQAAENTAPAKEYTENALNNNDIYTDITAETVENNAALVPDNQETANITEQYAANNTNQHTENIQIIQTTPYVPTVSQDVNNIYQAEEQPVIEEPEPVVNRPKDVYILADSLNVRAIPSLESARIASATVGQKYEYVSENENWVQIQISPILTGWVFKQYVSISERP; translated from the coding sequence ATGAGAACATTTACAGAATTTTTTGGCTTTTACCAAGACCCTTTTAAAAGAACTCCTGATGTAGATTTTTACTACCCAACACAAATGCATATAGAGGCATTAGATACTTTACAGTATTTAATACATTCTGATGAGCCATTTGCTGTTTTAACAGGGGAGCCCGGCACAGGTAAAACTATTACTATTAAAAAATTTATTAATGAGCTGCCATCAAATATAGTTTCTGCATATATATTATTTCCAAACCTTACTCCAGAGGAGCTTTTTATGGCAATACTGGAAGATTTTAATATACATGTAGATAAATCACTTACTAAAAATGCTCTTTTTGCAAAACTTCGTGATTTTTTAATAGAGATAGGCTCAGAAGGTAAAAAAGCGGTTATTATTATTGATGAGGCACAAAATCTGCCAAATGAAACTCTGGAAGAACTGCGTCTTTTATCTAATTTGGAAACAGAAAAAGACAAACTTTTAAAAATCATTTTAGCAGGTCAGCCAGAGCTTGATGAAAAATTAAATGAAGAAAGTTTAAGACAGCTAAAACAGCGTGTAACTTTATATGTTAAACTTGATAATATTAAGCAGGAAGATATAAAAAATTATATTTATTCCCACCTTGAAAAAGCTGGTAAAAGTTATGTAAAAATCCACAGTGGAGTTGTTAAGCGTATTGCTAAAATTACAAAAGGTAATCCTAGGCTTATAAATACTCTTATGGAAAGAACAATTATTGCTGCTTTTTTAGATAATTCTCATACTATTAATGAAAACCATTTAATAAGTGCATTATCCAGTGTTAATAATGTAATGGCAACAGTTCATAAGAAAAAGAGCGGTAAAGCAAAACATACAGTTATTGCAGCAGTTATCGGATGTCTTGCATTATTAGTCGGCTTTTTAGGTGCAGATAAAATATTTAATTTAAAAACTGAAAAACCTGCTGCACAAATTGCTGTAAATACTTATACTCCACAGGCAGCAGAAAATACTGCACCAGCAAAGGAATATACTGAGAATGCATTAAATAATAATGATATATATACAGATATTACAGCAGAGACCGTGGAAAATAATGCAGCATTAGTGCCAGATAATCAAGAAACTGCAAATATTACAGAACAGTATGCTGCAAATAATACAAATCAGCATACTGAAAATATTCAAATAATTCAAACTACACCTTATGTTCCTACGGTTTCGCAAGATGTAAATAATATTTATCAGGCAGAAGAACAGCCTGTAATAGAAGAACCAGAACCTGTTGTTAATAGACCAAAAGATGTGTATATACTAGCTGATTCTTTAAATGTGCGTGCAATTCCAAGTCTTGAATCTGCCCGTATTGCATCTGCAACAGTTGGTCAGAAATACGAGTATGTTTCTGAAAATGAAAACTGGGTGCAGATACAAATTTCACCAATACTTACAGGCTGGGTATTTAAACAGTATGTAAGCATTTCAGAAAGACCATAG
- the trkA gene encoding Trk system potassium transporter TrkA: MNIVIVGAGEVGTHIASQLVAEQKDVVIIEKDPECAAKASNMLDCLVITGEGSNVDILKQAGAENADIFIAATSVDEVNMISCFVAGSAFNTPVKIARVRNVDYMRGGLLKNSSIGIDYLVNPEIEAAFDIVQTVLHGASSGIFAFQGTNAQLRDFLVKDDSIFNGVLVKDIRSIIDQNFIIAGVLRNEMLHIPKGDFQILTGDHIYIVALGKSFNKILTRAGMTVDKLKRIVLVGGGLIGKHIAGMLIEDGKDVRIIEKDYERCKELSALYPEATVINGNISDQDVFEEENIAYTDAIITTTQSEELNILAGVYAKSKGVKRAVALIDKLNYTTLATNLGIDSCISAKLSSVDAILKFIRKGNIKNVYTIFEGQAEAIEFIVGSSNKNIIGKKIMDLKFPSGCLIIAVQRHRKTIIPTGSLVIEEGDSIITFAAHDEISRLEELFNK; this comes from the coding sequence ATGAATATTGTTATAGTGGGTGCTGGTGAAGTCGGCACTCATATTGCATCACAGCTTGTGGCAGAACAAAAAGATGTAGTTATCATAGAAAAAGACCCAGAATGTGCTGCAAAAGCATCTAATATGCTAGACTGTCTTGTGATAACTGGAGAAGGCTCAAATGTAGATATTCTTAAACAGGCAGGAGCAGAAAATGCAGATATTTTTATTGCTGCTACAAGTGTAGATGAAGTAAATATGATATCCTGCTTTGTGGCAGGCAGTGCATTTAATACACCTGTAAAAATAGCCCGTGTAAGAAATGTTGACTATATGCGTGGCGGGCTTTTAAAAAATTCATCAATTGGTATAGATTACCTTGTAAATCCGGAAATTGAAGCTGCTTTTGATATTGTGCAGACAGTTCTGCATGGTGCATCAAGTGGTATATTTGCATTTCAAGGAACAAATGCCCAGCTGCGTGACTTTTTAGTAAAGGATGACAGTATTTTTAACGGAGTATTAGTCAAAGATATACGCTCTATTATTGACCAGAATTTTATTATAGCAGGTGTTTTGCGTAATGAAATGCTGCATATTCCAAAAGGTGATTTCCAAATCTTAACAGGTGACCATATATATATTGTTGCTCTTGGCAAATCTTTTAATAAAATATTAACTCGTGCCGGTATGACTGTTGATAAGCTCAAAAGAATAGTGCTTGTAGGTGGTGGATTAATTGGCAAGCATATTGCAGGTATGCTTATTGAAGACGGCAAAGATGTTCGTATTATTGAAAAAGATTATGAAAGGTGCAAGGAGCTTTCTGCTCTTTATCCAGAAGCTACTGTTATTAATGGCAATATTTCAGACCAGGATGTATTTGAAGAAGAAAATATTGCTTATACTGATGCCATAATTACAACAACTCAAAGCGAAGAGTTAAATATTCTTGCAGGGGTTTATGCAAAAAGCAAGGGTGTAAAACGAGCTGTAGCATTAATTGATAAATTAAACTATACCACTCTAGCTACAAATTTAGGAATAGATTCCTGCATTAGTGCTAAACTTAGTTCAGTAGATGCAATACTTAAATTTATCCGTAAAGGAAATATTAAAAATGTATATACAATATTTGAAGGTCAGGCAGAAGCTATTGAGTTTATAGTTGGCAGCAGTAATAAGAATATTATAGGCAAAAAAATAATGGATTTAAAATTTCCTTCAGGCTGTCTGATTATTGCAGTGCAGCGTCATAGAAAAACAATTATTCCAACAGGTTCACTTGTAATAGAAGAAGGGGACAGTATTATTACATTTGCAGCTCATGATGAAATAAGCAGGCTTGAGGAGCTTTTTAATAAATGA
- a CDS encoding TrkH family potassium uptake protein, protein MIHQLRLILRPIVFINLILSCFMGFCGIYALIYSEHNEAVSFFQTMAVIIILSAVFAFFSKSREKKSITIRSGFVLVVFIWVFTCIVGALPYYVSGAMSNIYDAIFESASGFTTVGASILSDIEGLPKSILLWRAISHWMGGGGIIVLSVAILPLLGIGGTHLMHVETTGVTKEKLTPRITQTAKYIWILYLSLNIIGIVLLSYGGMNLLDAFTHASSAIATGGFSNKNNSVAYFSSAYIDWVLTVFMYIGSLNFLVLIKTVRGNFKSIINDSEIKFFTLIIVLISALVSIFLYIQPNGFTGMDGKTYTSLLDAVRFGTFQVVSVISTTGYATADYNLWHPAAQILIFVLFFIGGSSGSTSGGIKVIRHIIMIKQAVINIKSLIHPKGVFTMRLNGNPVSNKVVITVMGFIVVYMVTLFVGAFIVALSGVVTPTEALGAMLGCLGTVGPGFGALGPASNYGFLPDFVKLTLSISMIIGRLELFTVFILFSPWFWKK, encoded by the coding sequence ATGATACACCAGTTAAGATTAATATTACGACCTATTGTATTTATTAACTTAATACTTTCATGTTTTATGGGTTTTTGTGGTATCTACGCACTTATTTATAGTGAACATAATGAGGCTGTATCTTTTTTTCAAACAATGGCTGTAATTATTATCTTATCTGCTGTTTTTGCTTTTTTTTCAAAAAGCAGAGAGAAAAAAAGTATTACAATAAGAAGCGGTTTTGTGCTTGTTGTGTTTATATGGGTGTTTACATGTATTGTTGGTGCACTTCCATATTATGTATCAGGTGCAATGTCTAATATATATGATGCAATATTTGAATCTGCTTCTGGATTTACAACAGTAGGTGCATCTATTTTGTCAGATATAGAAGGGCTGCCAAAATCTATTCTTTTATGGCGGGCAATTTCTCACTGGATGGGTGGTGGCGGAATAATTGTATTATCAGTTGCAATACTTCCACTTTTAGGTATTGGCGGCACCCATCTTATGCATGTAGAAACAACAGGTGTTACAAAGGAAAAGCTTACTCCACGCATAACTCAGACTGCAAAATATATATGGATATTATATCTTTCATTAAATATTATAGGTATAGTGCTGCTTTCTTATGGCGGAATGAATCTGCTTGATGCTTTTACTCATGCGTCAAGTGCTATTGCAACAGGTGGCTTTTCTAATAAAAATAATTCAGTTGCATATTTTTCATCAGCATATATTGACTGGGTTTTAACAGTATTTATGTATATTGGCTCACTTAATTTTTTAGTATTAATAAAAACTGTTCGCGGTAATTTTAAAAGTATAATAAATGATTCTGAAATAAAGTTTTTTACACTGATTATAGTTTTAATATCTGCATTAGTTTCCATTTTCTTATATATTCAGCCAAATGGGTTTACTGGAATGGATGGAAAAACTTATACATCTTTATTAGATGCAGTAAGGTTTGGCACATTTCAGGTAGTGTCAGTTATCAGCACAACAGGTTATGCAACAGCAGATTATAATTTATGGCACCCAGCTGCTCAAATATTAATATTTGTGCTGTTTTTTATTGGCGGTTCATCTGGCTCTACAAGCGGTGGTATAAAAGTTATCCGCCATATTATTATGATTAAACAGGCAGTAATAAATATAAAATCTCTCATACATCCAAAAGGTGTTTTTACAATGCGTCTTAATGGAAACCCTGTATCTAATAAAGTAGTTATTACTGTTATGGGTTTTATTGTGGTTTATATGGTTACTTTATTTGTCGGTGCATTTATTGTAGCATTAAGCGGAGTAGTTACACCAACTGAAGCACTTGGTGCAATGCTTGGCTGCCTTGGCACTGTTGGACCCGGTTTTGGAGCATTAGGACCTGCAAGTAATTACGGATTTCTGCCAGACTTTGTAAAATTAACTCTTTCTATATCAATGATTATAGGTCGTTTAGAATTATTTACTGTATTTATTCTTTTCAGTCCATGGTTTTGGAAAAAATGA
- the hypF gene encoding carbamoyltransferase HypF, with product MITRQITIQGIVQGVGFRPFIKNLADSMQIKGSVINTSMGVIIKANLWDDELDKFIIKIKENAPALSHIASIDIKDIKHIDYNNFSIETSKELGGITLIPPDIAVCDECRSEILDISERRFFYPFTNCTNCGPRYSIIEKLPYDRCNTTMKDFKMCDDCYDEYTNTSDRRYHAQPAACGECGPKVTLNYKGRIIENQEEAFKKTADYIDNGGIVAVKGLGGYHLICSAENDSAVLKLRQLKKRNTKPFAVMAENIQTIKRYAVIPKIVEDTLKSAESPIVIFEWFRRPFSDYVSPDSNKIGIMTAYTPLHIILFQYMKTKFIIATSGNHRDEPIAKNQSEAEKNLSEFTDVFLHHSREIFQRVDDSVCALADYGYILFRRARGYAPYPVALKNDNQEEIFAAGANLKSSLLFYKSGFAFLSQYIGDLDNIETEQMYEEVHNNMKSLFNINPSAAIVDYHSQYRSTVFAENKYKKIYKVQHHTAHFASCLAENSYYDNAVGIVMDGFGLGADNKAWGGEIFVKEKNIITRYAHIENYIQPGLDSAAKNPVRMVISYLYTENLLDKIMDKFTYSGYTCEQEVSLIKMAVDNRINSIETSAAGRLFESAGSLVLNKRSNEYEGELAVLFENYACKDIKESYNFLYEDNKIKLSKVFEEMVDDILNNQDIKIISSKFHNGFANVIYDICVDIRNKFGITAAALSGGVMQNIFLSSKIYNMLTKDGFIVLTHKKVPANDAGIALGQLYCCLNNIILKSVE from the coding sequence ATGATTACACGGCAGATAACAATACAAGGAATAGTGCAGGGAGTAGGGTTTAGACCTTTTATAAAAAATTTAGCAGACAGTATGCAAATAAAAGGCTCAGTCATCAATACAAGTATGGGAGTTATTATAAAAGCAAACCTTTGGGATGATGAGCTTGATAAGTTTATTATAAAAATAAAGGAAAATGCACCTGCTTTATCCCATATTGCAAGTATTGATATAAAAGATATTAAGCATATAGATTATAATAATTTTTCTATTGAAACTTCAAAAGAGTTAGGAGGCATTACTCTTATACCGCCAGATATTGCAGTATGTGATGAATGCAGAAGCGAAATTTTAGATATAAGTGAAAGAAGATTTTTCTACCCATTTACTAACTGCACAAACTGCGGACCAAGATATTCTATAATTGAAAAACTTCCCTATGACAGATGCAATACTACAATGAAAGATTTTAAAATGTGTGATGACTGTTATGATGAATACACAAATACAAGCGATAGAAGATACCATGCTCAGCCTGCAGCATGTGGGGAATGCGGTCCAAAAGTAACCCTTAACTATAAGGGCAGAATAATTGAAAATCAGGAAGAAGCCTTTAAAAAAACAGCAGATTATATTGATAATGGCGGCATTGTGGCTGTTAAAGGTTTAGGCGGCTATCATTTAATATGCAGTGCAGAAAACGATAGTGCAGTATTAAAATTAAGGCAGTTAAAAAAACGCAATACTAAGCCTTTTGCAGTTATGGCAGAAAATATTCAGACTATTAAACGATATGCAGTTATTCCAAAAATTGTGGAAGATACTCTTAAAAGTGCAGAAAGTCCAATAGTTATTTTTGAATGGTTCAGGCGGCCGTTTTCTGATTATGTATCACCTGATTCAAATAAAATAGGCATAATGACAGCATATACTCCACTTCATATTATATTATTTCAGTATATGAAAACAAAATTTATTATAGCTACAAGCGGAAACCATAGAGATGAGCCTATTGCTAAAAATCAGTCAGAAGCAGAAAAAAATTTAAGTGAATTTACTGATGTTTTTCTGCATCACAGCAGGGAAATTTTTCAAAGAGTAGATGACAGTGTATGTGCATTAGCTGATTATGGCTATATACTTTTCAGGCGGGCAAGGGGCTATGCTCCATATCCTGTTGCACTAAAAAATGATAATCAGGAAGAAATATTTGCAGCAGGGGCAAACCTTAAAAGCTCACTGCTCTTTTATAAATCAGGTTTTGCGTTTTTAAGCCAGTATATTGGTGATTTAGACAATATTGAAACAGAGCAGATGTATGAAGAAGTGCATAATAATATGAAGTCACTTTTTAATATTAACCCATCTGCTGCAATAGTTGATTATCACAGCCAGTATCGCTCTACAGTTTTTGCAGAAAATAAATATAAAAAAATATATAAAGTGCAGCATCATACCGCCCATTTTGCATCATGTCTTGCAGAAAATTCATATTATGATAATGCAGTAGGGATAGTTATGGATGGTTTTGGATTAGGGGCAGACAATAAAGCATGGGGTGGGGAAATATTTGTAAAAGAAAAAAATATTATTACAAGATATGCTCATATAGAAAATTATATTCAGCCGGGGCTTGATTCTGCTGCTAAAAACCCTGTCCGTATGGTTATATCATACCTTTATACTGAAAATCTGCTTGATAAAATAATGGATAAGTTTACATATTCAGGATATACTTGCGAGCAGGAAGTATCACTTATAAAAATGGCAGTTGATAATAGAATAAATTCTATAGAAACAAGTGCAGCAGGCAGGCTTTTTGAAAGTGCAGGTTCACTTGTTTTAAATAAACGCTCAAATGAATATGAAGGCGAGCTTGCTGTTTTATTTGAAAACTATGCCTGTAAAGATATAAAAGAAAGCTATAATTTTTTGTATGAAGATAATAAAATAAAGCTTTCAAAAGTATTTGAAGAAATGGTAGATGATATATTAAATAATCAGGATATTAAAATAATTTCATCAAAATTTCATAACGGCTTTGCAAATGTTATATATGATATTTGTGTTGATATTAGGAATAAATTCGGTATTACAGCTGCTGCACTATCAGGCGGTGTTATGCAGAATATATTTTTAAGCAGTAAAATATATAATATGCTTACAAAGGATGGTTTTATAGTTCTTACCCATAAAAAAGTCCCTGCAAATGATGCTGGCATTGCATTAGGTCAGCTATACTGCTGTCTTAATAATATTATATTAAAAAGTGTAGAATAA
- a CDS encoding DUF4340 domain-containing protein — translation MLWANIGIIVLVLILASIYFLPYRKLKGKVFKKLLPDPSGITAMEYRTAAYSLQLEKRNGIWYIIDSDWEADKSRVTKLLNRLRDLNVDERITGSQDDPEFNIGSNGYLILDYEGKITNIAIGNRVEHDEDYVYITKSGDPDILVVHSGALSLLSKDGQSFSDTVIFEAYYPQIKSVEASLGSDYFTLHCTENGWLIDGKNLIKEEKAQTFIETLLAAEALGFVEDENIKLPQRPTATITMKVNRRSVIRYFFAIPSLQDKFLMPLKGRILYVEKDVVKQIFAFTGR, via the coding sequence ATGCTGTGGGCTAATATTGGAATTATTGTTTTAGTGTTAATTTTAGCAAGTATATATTTTCTCCCATACAGAAAGCTTAAAGGAAAAGTTTTTAAAAAACTTTTGCCAGATCCGTCAGGCATTACTGCTATGGAATATAGAACAGCGGCATACAGCCTGCAGTTGGAAAAGCGAAACGGAATATGGTATATTATAGATTCTGACTGGGAAGCAGATAAATCAAGAGTTACAAAATTATTAAACAGACTGCGTGATTTAAATGTTGATGAAAGGATAACAGGGTCTCAAGATGACCCAGAATTCAACATTGGCAGTAACGGATATTTAATATTAGATTATGAAGGCAAAATTACTAATATTGCAATAGGAAACAGGGTGGAGCATGACGAAGATTATGTTTATATTACAAAATCTGGTGACCCTGATATATTAGTTGTTCATTCGGGTGCATTAAGTCTTCTTTCAAAAGATGGTCAAAGTTTTTCTGATACTGTTATTTTTGAAGCATATTATCCGCAGATAAAAAGTGTGGAAGCAAGTTTAGGCAGTGATTATTTTACACTGCACTGCACTGAAAATGGCTGGCTGATTGATGGAAAAAATCTTATAAAAGAAGAAAAAGCACAGACTTTTATAGAAACACTTCTTGCTGCAGAAGCTTTAGGGTTTGTAGAAGATGAAAATATTAAACTTCCGCAAAGACCAACAGCAACAATTACAATGAAAGTAAACAGACGCAGTGTAATAAGATATTTCTTTGCAATACCAAGCCTGCAGGATAAATTTTTAATGCCTTTAAAGGGCAGAATACTCTATGTAGAAAAAGATGTGGTAAAACAAATCTTTGCTTTTACAGGCAGATAA